One region of Candidatus Eisenbacteria bacterium genomic DNA includes:
- the nadE gene encoding NAD(+) synthase yields MSPPKFSHKALELDAARSCSEIEAAIRDQVTQKLRLRGAVVGLSGGIDSSVVAALCARALGPDRVLGIFMPEADSSGETTGLGRSVAKSLGIESVLEDISGVLEAAGCYQRRDDAIRSVLPEYGAGYKSKIVLPGLSERRGYAVNWLVAEDPRGKEIRVRLTGEAYLGIVAATNFKQRTRKMLEYYHADRKHYAVAGTPNRLEYDQGFFVKNGDGAADFKPIAHLYKTQVYQLAEYVGIPADVRSRPPTTDTYSLPQSQDEFYFSLPHGQLDLCLYGWNHRIPAADVAAVADLTEPQVEWVYRDIEAKRRATRYLHSKPLLIEDMPEVGV; encoded by the coding sequence ATGAGCCCTCCCAAGTTCTCCCATAAGGCTCTGGAGCTCGATGCCGCCCGTTCGTGCTCCGAGATCGAAGCCGCCATTCGAGACCAAGTGACTCAGAAGCTTCGTCTCCGCGGCGCGGTCGTCGGGCTCTCGGGAGGAATCGACAGTAGCGTCGTGGCCGCCCTATGCGCCCGAGCGCTGGGACCCGACCGCGTCCTGGGCATCTTCATGCCGGAGGCCGATAGCTCGGGCGAGACCACCGGCCTGGGCCGGTCGGTCGCGAAGTCCCTGGGAATCGAGAGCGTCCTCGAGGATATCTCGGGTGTGCTCGAGGCCGCCGGCTGCTACCAGCGGCGGGACGACGCGATTCGCTCGGTCCTCCCCGAATACGGGGCCGGGTACAAGAGCAAGATTGTCCTGCCCGGCCTCTCGGAGCGGCGCGGCTACGCGGTCAATTGGCTGGTGGCCGAGGATCCGCGGGGGAAGGAGATCCGCGTCCGCCTCACCGGGGAGGCCTACCTGGGAATCGTCGCGGCGACGAACTTCAAGCAACGGACGCGGAAAATGCTCGAGTATTACCACGCCGATCGGAAGCACTACGCCGTGGCCGGAACGCCGAACCGCCTCGAGTACGACCAGGGCTTCTTCGTCAAGAACGGCGACGGCGCTGCCGACTTCAAGCCGATCGCTCATCTGTACAAGACTCAGGTCTATCAGCTCGCGGAATATGTCGGCATCCCCGCGGACGTCCGGAGCCGCCCCCCCACGACGGATACCTATTCACTCCCTCAATCGCAGGACGAGTTCTACTTCTCGCTCCCGCACGGGCAGCTGGACCTCTGTCTCTACGGATGGAACCACAGGATTCCCGCTGCCGACGTGGCCGCGGTCGCCGATTTGACTGAGCCACAGGTCGAATGGGTCTACCGCGACATCGAAGCGAAGCGGCGGGCGACACGGTACCTCCACTCGAAACCTCTCCTGATCGAGGATATGCCAGAGGTCGGGGTCTGA